A DNA window from Centroberyx gerrardi isolate f3 chromosome 5, fCenGer3.hap1.cur.20231027, whole genome shotgun sequence contains the following coding sequences:
- the oxtrb gene encoding oxytocin receptor b, with protein MESLLREQNIWALNVSWSNSSRVNDTDLGNNTVNPLKRNEEVAKVEVTVLVLVLLLALVGNLCVLLAIHTTKHSQSRMYYFMKHLSIADLVVAIFQVLPQLIWDITFRFYGPDLLCRLVKYLQVVGMFASTYMLVLMSIDRCLAICQPLRSLHKRKDRFYVIASWMLSLVFSTPQVYIFSLKEVGNGVYDCWGDFVQPWGAKAYVTWISLTIYIIPVAILSICYGLISFKIWQNFKLKTKREHCLSLTPRTSKGAALCRVSSVRLISKAKIRTVKMTFVIVLAYIVCWTPFFFVQMWSAWDPAAPREDMAFIIAMLLASLNSCCNPWIYMFFAGHLFHDLMKYFICCSGQYMRASSCSCERQCSHKSNSSTCVIKNTGSQRSLTQTSSTGAPAHIN; from the exons ATGGAGAGCCTTCTACGGGAGCAAAATATTTGGGCGCTGAATGTCTCATGGAGCAACTCAAGTCGTGTAAACGACACCGATTTAGGGAACAACACGGTGAATCCTTTGAAACGAAATGAAGAAGTGGCCAAAGTGGAAGTTACCGTCCTGGTCCTGGTGCTGCTGCTCGCTCTGGTCGGCAACCTCTGCGTCCTGTTGGCTATCCACACTACCAAGCACAGCCAGTCTCGGATGTATTACTTCATGAAGCACCTGAGCATCGCAGACCTCGTCGTTGCAATCTTTCAGGTCCTACCGCAACTCATTTGGGATATCACATTTCGCTTCTATGGGCCAGATTTGCTGTGCAGGTTGGTCAAATACCTACAGGTCGTCGGTATGTTTGCATCTACGTACATGCTTGTCCTGATGTCCATCGACAGGTGCTTAGCAATATGTCAACCACTTCGCTCTTTGCACAAGAGAAAGGATCGCTTCTATGTAATTGCCTCTTGGATGCTTAGTCTGGTATTCAGTACTCCTCAAGTGTACATATTTTCCCTGAAGGAGGTTGGGAACGGAGTTTATGACTGTTGGGGGGACTTTGTACAACCATGGGGCGCCAAGGCATACGTCACATGGATAAGTCTTACCATTTATATCATTCCAGTGGCAATTTTGAGCATCTGCTATGGCTTGATTAGTTTTAAAATATGGCagaattttaaattaaaaactaAAAGGGAACACTGCCTGTCTCTCACTCCAAGGACATCCAAAGGCGCTGCGCTCTGTCGTGTGAGCAGCGTGAGGCTGATTTCAAAAGCCAAGATCCGCACAGTGAAAATGACTTTTGTAATAGTCCTTGCCTACATTGTGTGCTGGACTCCGTTTTTCTTCGTCCAGATGTGGTCTGCATGGGATCCTGCTGCACCAAGAGAAG ACATGGCCTTCATCATCGCCATGCTGTTGGCCAGTCTCAACAGTTGCTGTAACCCCTGGATCTACATGTTCTTCGCTGGGCACCTGTTCCACGACCTGATGAAGTACTTCATCTGCTGCTCTGGACAGTACATGAgagcctcctcctgcagctgtgAGCGgcagtgcagccacaagagCAACTCCTCCACCTGCGTCATCAAGAACACCGGCAGCCAGCGGAGCCTCACGCAGACCTCCAGCACCGGAGCGCCGGCACACATCAACTGA
- the cav4a gene encoding caveolin-2 translates to MMKGEDSEEIEIDLGESDDSDDFDDREEPQPLWRAPPALEEEENIHTSTLVEISDTKPLLNIRDPRGINDCLKVTFEDVIAEPVSVRSGDRVWIWSNALFEVSRVWIYRIVTVLLAIPMSIISGLLFAILSCLHIWMVGPCIQCVLVGTRWLQSLWSIVLDIIVRPFLTSAGRCCGGFSIHLARE, encoded by the exons ATGATGAAAGGGGAAGATTCTGAGGAAATAGAGATTGACTTGGGGGAGTCTGATGACTCCGATGACTTTGATGACCGGGAGGAACCGCAGCCGCTGTGGAGGGCTCCTCCTGCgttggaagaagaggagaacatTCATACATCTACGTTAGTGGAAATCAGTGATACCAAGCCTCTGCTCAATATCAGAGACCCCCGAGGCATCAATGACTGCCTCAAG GTGACCTTTGAGGATGTGATAGCTGAGCCGGTGTCGGTGCGCAGCGGGGACAGAGTGTGGATCTGGAGCAACGCTCTGTTTGAGGTGTCCAGGGTGTGGATCTACAGGATAGTCACAGTGCTTCTGGCCATTCCCATGTCAATTATCTCTGGTCTCCTCTTTGCCATTCTCAGCTGCCTCCACATCTG GATGGTTGGTCCATGTATCCAGTGCGTCCTTGTCGGCACACGCTGGCTGCAGAGCCTATGGAGCATTGTGCTGGACATCATTGTGCGTCCCTTCCTCACGAGTGCTGGGAGGTGCTGTGGAGGCTTCAGCATTCACCTGGCAAGGGAATGA
- the LOC139908491 gene encoding caveolin-3-like isoform X1 has translation MADINHSQEQTLKKDRHTKEIDLINRDPKQINEDVVKVDFEDVIAEPDGTHSLDGVWKASYTTFTVSKYWCYRILSAILGIPVSLLWGFLFACLSFCHIWAVMPCIKSCLIESQCLSRIYSLTVHTFCDPLFEAVGKIFSSVRVVLRKEV, from the exons ATGGCTGACATCAACCACAGCCAGGAGCAGACGCTCAAGAAGGACCGCCACACCAAAGAGATTGACCTCATCAACAGGGACCCCAAACAAATCAATGAGGATGTGGTCAAG GTCGACTTCGAAGATGTGATTGCAGAGCCTGACGGCACGCACAGTCTGGATGGGGTGTGGAAAGCCAGCTATACCACCTTCACTGTGTCCAAGTACTGGTGCTACCGCATCCTGTCTGCCATCTTGGGCATTCCTGTGTCGCTGCTCTGGGGCTTCTTGTTTGCTTGTCTGTCATTTTGCCACATCTGGGCCGTAATGCCCTGCATCAAGAGCTGTCTGATTGAGTCCCAGTGTCTGAGTCGTATCTACTCACTGACTGTGCACACCTTCTGCGACCCGCTCTTTGAAGCAGTGGGGAAGATATTCAGCAGTGTGAGAGTGGTTCTACGCAAGGAGGTGTAA
- the LOC139908491 gene encoding caveolin-3-like isoform X2, translating into MDNVTVQEQTLKKDRHTKEIDLINRDPKQINEDVVKVDFEDVIAEPDGTHSLDGVWKASYTTFTVSKYWCYRILSAILGIPVSLLWGFLFACLSFCHIWAVMPCIKSCLIESQCLSRIYSLTVHTFCDPLFEAVGKIFSSVRVVLRKEV; encoded by the exons ATGGACAACGttactgt CCAGGAGCAGACGCTCAAGAAGGACCGCCACACCAAAGAGATTGACCTCATCAACAGGGACCCCAAACAAATCAATGAGGATGTGGTCAAG GTCGACTTCGAAGATGTGATTGCAGAGCCTGACGGCACGCACAGTCTGGATGGGGTGTGGAAAGCCAGCTATACCACCTTCACTGTGTCCAAGTACTGGTGCTACCGCATCCTGTCTGCCATCTTGGGCATTCCTGTGTCGCTGCTCTGGGGCTTCTTGTTTGCTTGTCTGTCATTTTGCCACATCTGGGCCGTAATGCCCTGCATCAAGAGCTGTCTGATTGAGTCCCAGTGTCTGAGTCGTATCTACTCACTGACTGTGCACACCTTCTGCGACCCGCTCTTTGAAGCAGTGGGGAAGATATTCAGCAGTGTGAGAGTGGTTCTACGCAAGGAGGTGTAA